The following are encoded in a window of Pseudalgibacter alginicilyticus genomic DNA:
- a CDS encoding LolA family protein: MKNILTILIVLISFNGIAQTNKGKQLLTEVSNIVKKYENISIDFKYTLENTSENIKQETKGDVILEGDKYKLNILGVTRIFDGSTLYNISPEDEEVTISKSNNDDEDSITPSKMLSFYQDGYTYAMDIEQNIKGRKIQYVKLTPIDSNSEIKYILLGIDSQTKHIYNLIQIGKNNTKTTLTVNSFKTNEPLSKTLFTFDVNKYKNYYINKLD; encoded by the coding sequence ATGAAGAATATTCTTACAATTCTAATAGTACTGATAAGTTTTAACGGTATTGCCCAAACCAATAAAGGCAAACAACTACTAACCGAAGTGTCTAATATTGTTAAAAAATATGAAAACATTTCAATTGATTTCAAATACACTTTAGAAAACACCTCTGAAAACATTAAGCAAGAAACAAAAGGTGATGTGATACTTGAAGGAGACAAGTACAAATTAAATATCCTTGGTGTTACCCGTATTTTTGACGGTAGCACTCTTTACAACATTAGCCCAGAAGATGAAGAGGTTACAATATCAAAATCCAATAATGATGATGAAGACTCCATTACACCAAGCAAAATGTTGTCATTTTACCAAGATGGATACACCTACGCTATGGATATTGAACAAAACATTAAAGGACGTAAAATTCAGTATGTAAAACTAACCCCAATTGACTCTAATTCTGAAATTAAATACATTCTTTTAGGAATTGATTCGCAAACCAAACACATTTATAATTTAATACAAATTGGAAAGAACAACACCAAAACTACTTTAACGGTTAATTCTTTTAAAACAAACGAGCCTTTGTCAAAAACCTTATTTACCTTTGATGTCAATAAATATAAAAATTATTACATCAACAAATTAGATTAG